In Palaemon carinicauda isolate YSFRI2023 chromosome 28, ASM3689809v2, whole genome shotgun sequence, a single genomic region encodes these proteins:
- the LOC137622050 gene encoding uncharacterized protein gives MKFLLASLALLPVIASHMFLQLPPLADSASSSTGRRMALGLRRQFSQQGPGSSLKDLQQQSEEETLLNEEPQYSQSEEDQGTTPQRVLLKGQQDSRSSASQDLGGDWSVIYQSSLEPTLEAISDRKRSADYDLAVRLPGGFDEALSRRGGGSSSPFLGYLLPSFQQTLSSRPLSSYPSRFSIPQRRSSTPMTSYHHRFGGSLPEGAKSTPTKRYLGIELPDYIASNYGAEKAGNPKLHSLKQRMRSVGK, from the exons ATGAAATTTTTACTCGCAAGTTTGGCTTTACTTCCTGTCATCGCGAGCCACATGTTTCTTCAGCTGCCACCACTCGCAGACAGCGCCTCCTCTTCCACCGGCCGCCGCATGGCCCTAGGCCTACGCCGTCAGTTCAGCCAACAGGGTCCGGGAAGTTCTTTGAAAGATCTACAGCAGCAGTCAGAAGAGGAGACTCTCCTAAATGAGGAGCCTCAGTATAGCCAAAGCGAAGAAGACCAGGGCACCACGCCCCAGCGTGTTCTTCTGAAGGGTCAACAAGATTCGCGCTCCTCAGCCAGTCAAGACTTGGGAGGGGACTGGAGTGTCATTTATCAAAGTTCTTTAGAACCTACACTTGAG GCAATATCTGACAGAAAAAGATCTGCAGACTACGATCTGGCAGTCAGACTACCTGGAGGATTCGACGAAGCCCTGAGCAGACGGGGAGGAGGGTCTTCCTCCCCATTCCTGGGCTACCTCCTCCCCTCCTTCCAGCAGACTCTCTCCTCCAGGCCTCTGTCTAGTTACCCTTCTCGGTTCTCCATTCCCCAGCGCCGTTCCAGCACTCCAATGACTTCCTATCATCATCGGTTCGGAGGATCGCTTCCTGAGGGCGCCAAGAGTACTCCCACTAAGAGATATC TTGGCATCGAGTTACCGGACTACATAGCATCCAACTACGGCGCTGAGAAAGCGGGCAACCCCAAGCTACACAGCCTGAAGCAGCGCATGCGCAGTGTGGGCAAGTAG